DNA sequence from the Pseudomonadales bacterium genome:
AATGCTTTAAGTTCTGGGTTCTCATCAGAGAAAAATATCCGGTATGAATTTGAGAAGCTAAGCTTTGACGCACCCATTGTCACAGCACTGGTGATTATAATACTGGCAAAGATAACCCAAAGAGGGTGCTTGATTAGAAATTGCGCCAGTGCAATAGCTAAGTTGTCGAATCGATTTGCCGGCATAGCGACCTCAATATCAGTGTAGAGTTTGGCTTACGTGTTTTTTGATGCGATAGACTGCTGCATCTGCATAAAGTGTGCATAGCCAAAGATAAGCGTTTGCATTGAATGATACATGCGGCTGCCGCCAGCGCGTTGTATCACCGGCAGATATAAGACAAGCTCAATTGCGTGGGCAAAGATTAAGCCTACACCTGTCCAGTTTAAAATGTTCGCCAGGGGCGCCGAGAACGGAGATAAAAGATTGAACAAAATCAGCATCCATGCCATCGCAGTTAATAGTTTAAACACCAAGATCA
Encoded proteins:
- a CDS encoding DUF1145 domain-containing protein; amino-acid sequence: MILVFKLLTAMAWMLILFNLLSPFSAPLANILNWTGVGLIFAHAIELVLYLPVIQRAGGSRMYHSMQTLIFGYAHFMQMQQSIASKNT